A stretch of the Oncorhynchus clarkii lewisi isolate Uvic-CL-2024 chromosome 9, UVic_Ocla_1.0, whole genome shotgun sequence genome encodes the following:
- the LOC139416659 gene encoding DNA-(apurinic or apyrimidinic site) endonuclease 2 gives MKIVSWNINGIRTFKGGIKNALESLDADIVCVQETKVTRDLLDERTAIVEGYNSYFSFSRGRSGYSGVATYCKDSATPFAAEEGLTGLLTTNHEGTIGCYGDSSEFSSEELQLLDNEGRAVLTQHRVMCEDTPETVTVINVYCPRADPEKPERKHFKLQFYKLLQCRAEAILEAGSRVIILGDVNTSHRPIDHCDPDYIDDFEDHPGRKWLNGLLVDDSEGKEYEKNNEESENTSSKPLRGGKFVDTFRHFHPTRSKAFTCWNTMTGARQTNYGTRIDYIFADHPLVKMGFVAADIMPEVEGSDHCPVWGKLCCPLLSSSKLPPLCTRNLPEFAGRQQKLSRFLIKMDQQQPVREACRDPVPGSQETGETRENLNPLGSAGTTSTGKKRKLAVESGVPKSKKIMTLKAATPKPQGNLLAFFKPKSVPVAPTREDPVSQCERGEERNEVTPSQPHTFKGGHSAGQDVPSIPGTPCTEYPQGVCMGDKVYVPGSNIQDASVNSQNQEKDAALASEATVDPPCPRKGASLGGFWKTVLRGPPPPPPCKAHGEPCVLRTVKKAGPNMGKQFFVCNRPQGHASNPEARCNYFSWVDKGK, from the exons ATGAAGATTGTCAGTTGGAACATTAATGGCATAAGAACTTTCAAGGGTGGAATTAAAAATGCGCTTGAGTCGCTGGATGCTGACATCGTATGTGTCCAAGAGACAAAAGTAACAA GAGACCTGCTGGATGAGAGGACTGCTATTGTTGAAGGTTATAACTCATATTTCAGCTTTAGTCGTGGACGCAGTGGCTACTCAG GAGTTGCTACTTACTGCAAAGACAGTGCCACCCCATTTGCTGCAGAAGAGGGCTTGACCGGTCTGCTCACCACCAACCACGAGGGGACCATTGGATGCTATGGTGACTCGAGTGAGTTCTCCAGTGAGGAGCTGCAGCTCCTGGACAACGAGGGAAGGGCTGTTCTCACACAGCACAGAGTCAT GTGTGAAGACACACCTGAAACAGTTACGGTTATCAATGTATACTGCCCACGAGCTGACCCAGAAAAGCCTGAACGTAAACATTTCAAACTGCAGTTCTACAAGCTGCTTCAATGTCGGGCTGAAGCAATTTTAGAAGCTGGGAG CCGTGTAATCATCTTGGGAGATGTGAATACATCCCACCGGCCCATAGATCACTGTGACCCAGATTACATA GATGATTTTGAGGATCACCCCGGGAGGAAATGGTTAAATGGTTTACTGGTTGATGACAGTGAAGGAAAGGAGTATGAAAAAAACAATGAGGAGTCTGAGAATACCTCATCAAAACCCCTCCGCGGCGGCAAGTTTGTGGACACCTTCCGCCATTTTCACCCAACACGCTCCAAGGCCTTCACCTGTTGGAACACTATGACTGGAGCCAGGCAGACCAACTATGGCACACGTATCGACTACATCTTCGCAGACCATCCCTTGGTTAAAATGGGGTTTGTGGCAGCAGACATCATGCCAGAGGTGGAGGGGTCTGATCACTGCCCTGTCTGGGGGAAACTGTGCTGCCCCCTCCTGTCCAGCTCCAAGCTGCCTCCCCTCTGTACCCGCAACCTACCAGAGTTCGCTGGCAGGCAGCAGAAACTCTCACGCTTCCTCATCAAGATGGACCAACAACAACCTGTCAGAGAGGCCTGCAGGGACCCAGTACCAGGATCTCAGGAGACTGGGGAGACCCGAGAGAACCTGAATCCACTGGGATCAGCAGGGACCACCTCCACTGGAAAGAAACGGAAGTTGGCAGTCGAATCTGGTGTCCCAAAGAGCAAAAAGATTATGACACTGAAGGCTGCTACCCCAAAGCCCCAAGGCAACCTCCTAGCCTTTTTCAAGCCCAAATCTGTACCTGTGGCCCCAACCAGGGAAGACCCTGTGAGTCAGtgtgagaggggagaagagagaaatgAAGTGACCCCATCACAACCACATACCTTCAAGGGAGGACATTCTGCAGGACAAGATGTTCCATCAATTCCAGGCACGCCGTGCACAGAATATCCCCAGGGTGTCTGTATGGGAGACAAAGTCTATGTACCTGGCAGCAACATACAGGATGCCAGTGTCAATAGTCAAAACCAGGAGAAGGATGCAGCCCTGGcttctgaggctactgtagaccccCCATGTCCCAGGAAGGGGGCTTCACTGGGCGGTTTCTGGAAGACGGTCCTGCGTGGGCCACCCCCACCGCCCCCCTGTAAGGCTCATGGGGAACCCTGTGTACTCCGCACAGTCAAGAAGGCAGGTCCAAACATGGGCAAGCAGTTCTTTGTGTGTAACCGCCCTCAGGGCCATGCATCCAATCCCGAGGCTCGCTGTAACTACTTTTCTTGGGTGGATAAAGGAAAATAG